A single Chanos chanos chromosome 8, fChaCha1.1, whole genome shotgun sequence DNA region contains:
- the mtmr11 gene encoding myotubularin-related protein 11, with amino-acid sequence MLTGSKTTFKVRQMVPDIKERMLSHSGVHARGREMFGLCCLPGECVLQRAVLVRKKLSAREGGGWLSGTLFCTHFRVAFVPQDSPKPDDNADPVLLGDHDVALASIEKVVAVGPSRTKLVTPNSSLKFTPEELVLYCRDLRVLCFLFDRLTPDTQAIEITYTIAKTYQPLKPGTLFSFQNAALGSIEMKQFLSNRRRDPNMNWFECPADWEQELERTGATGWRVSSVNDRFEMSTSLSRFNVVPQKVLDTELKKTFAHFNEGRIPRWCWRHPRGSDLLRMASFQNNIYHEKDDIRNLELVLFGGQQVCVVVDLGEEMPSPADIQLAHTRLRALCLGDISASVTVPDDKWLSTLEGTHWLDYTRCCLRKAAEVACLLRGGHLTVALQEPEDRDMNCVVSSLVQVMCDPHSRTVAGFQSLVQKEWVMAGHRFLSRINYHRDSDKEEAPVFLLFLDCVWQLWDQYPGRFQLTGDYLLALHDSVHIPLFSSFLANCQRERCRRSQHLPQSYTPINGLREMLPRGASDDPTDPPFPPVWDWALQYSSQRQARFTQPVSQPICSQPLLNGNLNTNLDPNQYGDGVPGSVFLLSRGTFSSPSNLLPWRSAGSSASYRKSHRRAPSSESLPGLERLIKACSLTEPPQNTNTAFHDPHEPLLPLLLGPCVRVWKDCYLRGALHAQAFSHPMSSITQHPVEQLACEVQQLREKLAQVSIVRPANAAKRQESHRPEANLNQNANNETFLFASSRAAQQHHASNRATAHPSALTKTPHPTPATSRSSNRDNNKHTFLFGHQSEGRHVPTRNAKLPKNN; translated from the exons ATGTTGACGGGATCAAAGACTACATTCAAAGTAAGGCAAATGGTCCCAGACATAAAG GAAAGGATGCTAAGCCACAGTGGTGTCCATGCccgagggagagagatgtttggACTCTGCTGCTTACCAG GAGAGTGTGTGCTCCAGAGAGCGGTGCTGGTGAGGAAGAAGCTGTCTGCCAGAGAGGGGGGAGGCTGGCTGTCTGGCACTCTGTTTTGCACCCATTTCCGAGTAGCCTTCGTGCCTCAGGACAGCCCGAAACCCGAC GACAATGCAGATCCTGTTTTGCTTGGTGACCATGATGTGGCTCTGGCCTCCATTGAGAAGGTTGTAGCCG TGGGGCCGTCCCGGACCAAACTGGTGACTCCTAACTCATCTTTGAAGTTCACTCCTGAGGAGCTGGTCCTGTACTGTCGAGACCTCCGTGTCCTCTGCTTCCTGTTTGACCGATTGACTCCGGATACTCAGGCCATAgag ATTACTTATACTATCGCAAAGACCTACCAGCCCCTGAAACCTGGGACGCTTTTCTCCTTCCAGAATGCTGCTCTGGGAAGCATTG AGATGAAGCAGTTTCTGAGCAACCGCAGACGTGACCCTAATATGAACTGGTTTGAGTGTCCGGCAGACTGGGAACAGGAGCTGGAGAGGACAGGGGCGACGGGATGGAGGGTCAGCTCTGTCAACGACCGCTTTGAGATGTCCACCAG TCTTTCCAGGTTTAATGTGGTTCCTCAAAAAGTTCTGGACACAGAGCTGAAGAAAACATTCGCTCACTTCAACGAAGGACGCATTCCT CGATGGTGCTGGCGTCATCCCCGTGGCAGTGACCTGTTACGAATGGCCAGCTTTCAGAACAACATCTACCACGAGAAGGATGACATCAG GAATCTGGAGCTGGTGCTGTTTGGAGGACAGCAGGTATGTGTGGTGGTGGATCTGGGTGAAGAAATGCCCTCACCCGCCGACATCCAGTTGGCACACACACGACTGCGAGCCCTGTGTCTGGGGG ATATTTCGGCATCTGTGACTGTTCCAGACGATAAATGGCTGTCGACTCTTGAGGGCACTCATTGGCTGGACTATACCAG GTGCTGCCTGAGAAAAGCCGCTGAAGTGGCATGCTTGCTTAGAGGAGGTCACCTTACTGTAGCACTCCAAG agccTGAAGACCGTGATATGAACTGCGTGGTATCCAGTCTGGTCCAGGTGATGTGCGATCCACACAGTAGGACTGTGGCAGGATTCCAGAGCTTGGTCCAGAAGGAATGGGTGATGGCGGGTCATCGTTTCCTGAGCCGAATCAACTACCACCGCGACAGCGACAAAGAGGAG GCTCCTGTATTTCTGCTCTTCTTGGACTGTGTGTGGCAGTTGTGGGATCAGTACCCTGGTCGATTCCAGCTTACTGGAGACTATCTCCTGGCCCTGCATGACAGCGTCCACATTCCCCTCTTCAGCAGCTTCCTGGCCaactgccagagagagaggtgtaggCGATCACAG CACCTTCCTCAAAGTTACACCCCGATTAATGGCTTGAGAGAGATGCTGCCCAGAGGGGCCTCTGATGATCCGACGGACCCTCCTTTTCCTCCGGTGTGGGACTGGGCTCTGCAGTACAGCAGCCAGAGACAAGCCCGGTTCACACAGCCTGTGAGCCAGCCCATCTGCTCACAACCACTCCTCAATGGAAACCTCAACACAAACCTAGACCCCAACCAG tatggtGATGGTGTCCCAGGATCAGTATTTCTGCTGTCTCGCGGCACCTTCTCATCCCCCTCCAACCTGCTGCCGTGGCGGAGCGCGGGAAGTTCGGCATCCTACAGAAAGAGCCACCGCAGGGCTCCCTCCTCCGAGAGCCTGCCGGGGCTAGAGAGACTTATCAAAGCCTGCTCCCTCACAGAGCCCccccaaaacaccaacaccgcTTTCCACGACCCCCACGAGCCCCTGCTGCCTCTGCTCCTAGGACCCTGTGTCAGGGTGTGGAAGGACTGTTATTTGAGAGGAGCCTTACATGCTCAG GCCTTTTCCCATCCAATGTCTTCCATCACTCAGCACCCAGTGGAACAGCTGGCCTGTGAGGTGCAGCAGCTCAGAGAGAAACTAGCACAGGTGTCCATCGTGCGGCCTGCTAACGCAGCCAAGAGACAAGAATCGCACAGGCCCGAGGCAAACCTCAACCAGAATGCCAACAACGAAACCTTTCTCTTCGCGTCCTCCAGAGCAGCCCAGCAACACCACGCCTCCAACAGGGCCACAGCCCACCCCTCTGCCCTCACTAAGACGCCACACCCCACCCCAGCAACGTCCAGATCCAGCAACAGggacaacaacaaacacacgtTTCTCTTCGGCCACCAGTCAGAGGGCCGGCACGTTCCCACGCGCAATGCCAAGCTGCCCAAGAACAACTAG